The sequence ACCGTGGTCAAGCTGTTTATGTTGAAGGCAAAGATCTTAACAGGTTTGCGGCGCATATTTCGGCAATTGGTACTGAAGCGGTAAGTGTTGGAGACATTGGATAAATTGCACATCATCGTAAAATGTACACTTTTTTCAGATCTGGGTGAAAAAGGTTTCAGATAGCAGCAAAGTACGCATTTATATATCGCAGCTGAGTCGTgggaaaatttctattaaacgaCGAGCCTCTTAATCAATTCCTCGATTAATTCGACATCTATTGTCAGATCTCTGTTATATTGCGTTTTTCATTTCTAATTTCTAAAGCAGCATTTTCCTGCGTCAAATTGATTATTGTCACAATGCTGGACTTTTGCCACCAGTGAAACCATGCTTTTTGATGATATTGTAATGCCATATAAATCCAGACAAAGAAAGACAGGATCAATAATGCCATCATTGACAACAACGAGTAAGTGGTCCATCGCGCGGGTGGGAAATTGTCGTAATTGTTCATAGCATAAAAATCCGCAGCGACTACGCAGATGTAAGAACACGCGATGGTCACAGGAATGACTACGAGACATCTGAATAAATCAGCTTTCACATTGCGAGCGTACATCTGATGTTCATCCTGATTCCGGCACAACCAAATCACGATGGAGCGGAGAACCTTGTAACGAGGTGTTCGTTCTACTTGGAATTTGTAGCCGCACAATTCGCAACTATTCCTATTGCTCTCTTCTAGCCATCGCTCCAAACATTTCAAATGGATTGCACCCATTGTTCCCTAATCCCAGTTGTCAAAtttgtaattgtataattattgaaacttttcctatatgttttttaatcaataaaattaagtcaTTCCAtaggtttatatatatatgtgtgtgtgtgtgtgtgatttattaaaaatgtaataaaagaaatatatatatatatataggattatatgatttttgacATCCTAGgtctagatttttaaaatcttaaaattctcaaaatttttggatATTTGAATTGTCATTTTTTCAAACCTTGCATTTGCACGGATATATAATAGGTAATTCTTGATTAGGATCATAACAAATACGACAATTCGTATCTTCCATCGAATCGCATGATGATAATACACTCCTTTTATTTGAAGTTACGGAATTTTCTACTTCTGATTGATTTGTACATAATGATGCCGTCTCTTGTTCTAATtcgatttctatttctatttttgaaattatgctATCTAAAATGCTTGTTACTGAATTACTTTTTGCTATCATAGTGAGaaatttctgcaaatatatttataaacaaacaaCTGCTAAAACATAAGACAAATGCATTCTAACTCTCAGAtgtttcttcttaaaaaaggGACTAAGCGAAGAGCATTCtttattattgtgtataaaaatttgtattatgttTTAGTGGATACAATTGAGTTAGTCGCGTGAATATCTTAAAGAGCCATATAACTCTATGTGcactttgtaataattaatgagtAAACTATAAACGAATGTTTGTCACTCTGCCATCATGTCCACACTGAGACAATCTTCTCCCATGTTACTAGGAGATGTTTCAAGTTCTCCAATTTCGTTCGACTCGctagaaatttttcattttaataatttcgtttttaattacaaacgtaaaaagcacaaaaaaataagtgatatttattgataataaaagacTACCTGTCCAAGGAAGGATCATTACTGAACATTTCTGTTGGAACTGTGGGTGGTGCTTTTTCTGGCACGAGTTCCAGATATGTTTGACGAGATTCCAAATGTCTCTCCACTTCCTCTGGTGTCATGTGTCCATCAGACATTAAAGACATTGGAACTACGTTATTTGAGGATTGTACCTGAGATAAAGATATTTCAGTTTCAGTACTCTTACACTTATATTTGATCTTTAAGTATGTTATGCAGAATACAAGCATACTCACTATAGGTGTGTTGTTTGTTTTAGCAACTTTTGGtgtactcttttttttcttgctagTACTGAGTGGTTTTGTGACTATTGATGAATGATGAGAAGTATGATTATTAACACTCATCTCAAcctttttcctaaaaaatgtaaaaattatgtttcaatattttctctatttatatcatatttatgacataagtttttattgttatgtgatataatacataattaaaattaaacaaaatattagttGAATAAGTttcgacaattttttattaatttaaaataaaattatatatatatatatatatatatatatatatatatatatataaataaaacaattgctTACCTTTTAGAATTGTCAAGACGAACAACTTCTTCATCTGATGATTCTGTTTCATCACTTTCACTAAATGATGCATCTACTTTTTCATATTGCAGCAAGCGATCCAATAGGAAACTTTTGTCTCTATTTACCTTGAGCAATTTTCTTTGTGTAGAACGCAGAGCTTCTTGGAAACATTCATTTTCCTGcaacacaatatataatttgtcaaaataaatagtataaagaagaaagaaagcactaaacacaaaaatattccttgCGTACATAAATCAGGAATTTCAGCTTCCTTTTGAGATTACGGTACTGATCCTTATAGTTAGGCACTTCTTCCTCGGGACTATCTTCATCGTCTTCCTCTTCTGCGTCTGCACTGTTGTTGGCAATGGATCTGCAATACCATCCTTCCAACATTGATCATCTGCAACTgtaagaaaacaatatttttcataagttgtctttctctttcataaaTACTATTATACTCAACATTGCAATACAAAAGTTGTAttgcaaaattgataaagttaactaaaagataaaattatccgaaaataaagaaatatctcaTCAAAAGAActgaataaatgtaataagatATACAAAAAGATCTTTAAAAACGCACTTTGAGTTTCTTCTGGGAGGTTAAGTCGCGCAAGAAACGCGAAAACTTATGCGTCAGCTGTTTAATCGTGCGAAGAAACAAATGTCAGGCTTTAATTAGCTCCGATATTAACGACGCATTTTCCTTAGGACTCACTTGAAACCCCAAAATGATTTGTCGCACGTCGCAAGCGCTCGCGGCGGCCGATTATTGCGAAGATAAATAAGCTGTTTATGACTGGCTTCCATTCTGAACTCTTTATCGATTCCGTAGTAACTTCAGCGCCTTGCCGGTCGAACGCAACAGCGCATTATATCTTGTCAGTGTtgcaaatgtcaaaaaataaaaatattgttccaTGGTCAAACATCACTAGccgtttaaaaatttgaatacaatttgtattctgaaaaatattattattaatagatataaagaaaagaataggatattttattactatagcaatcaaattttatgcatagagaaataaatgattattgtttaataattattattttttaaattttctaataatctaattttattttacgatagaataatttcttatctccgtttttatatacatgcacatgcatatgtttattatactatatattttaaaatttaataaataataattatatgatatattgattaaactattatgtaaaattacttAGGAGTGATATTTCTAGTGAATtaaacagaattaaaaaagttaaattttaatataaaaatataagaatattttaatttttttatgttttctctttctctttttctttttctatttctatctaAGAAATTTTAACTGTACATTTAATTGTGTTGCTGCACAGCTTTACATAAATTGAATTAGAAATTCACTGAGAAAATTGCCACGATAAATAATCttgaatataatcttaaactattaaaaataatcaaaattatagaaagaatTCCAAAgtctgataataaaatttcggaGTAATTCTTTTAAGTTTACTTGAACAGTCCactttctgaaaaattattgcaatctctattacttttttcattacaaCAATTCATTCTTCTTGCACATTACCTTGTAATTTTCCTTTATCGCGTATCGGTATTGCGAAATTGTCATCTTTAATCCCTTCGGACCGACAGGAAATAATATCGATCCTGTAAAGCTAGCACATGCGCCCTGAAGGATATCCTTCAGCGTCCGCGTGTGCGAGGGGTGAAAACATACCAGGTTCTTATCCGAGAAATATTAGTGAACATGAACAGCCGATTCTGGTATCCTTGTTAATAcgtaatattgcattaatacgTAATAGTGCATTTTCGTTCTGAGAAAGATGAGTCCTGGCTTAGGGCACGATCCTTTGCCATCGTACAACATCACTGCTCTCGGTGAGTTTGAGAGAAGAATGACCCTTATATATTTTGGAGCAAGATTTATTATCTCTCATGTTATCTATACGAAATATCACAAgatatcagaattttttattcgtaaaattacgagagaaaaaagcaaaaagtttttctctcttttttttttttttattaagacacGAGAGTGTAATAATGAGAGTTGTATGAATGAAAAGTCGTCGCCCATAGGGATATTGCCATTATTGTTTATGTGAATAGAAAGTTTTTGAAAAGCAATAAATCAATCTATCAgttctttttcattctttttttaaggaaacacTGCTCTCTGCTTGTGGCAACAGCCACAACACATTTTGTTCCAGTTAGCAAATTTCTGTTTCGCACTATCGTATTCGGCGCCATCCTCTAAAAAGGGGATTTTGTTTATGCATTCAGTGCTAATCCTAggtaagtaattaataatataaaatttatgtaaatatttttgaagaaatttgtccccaaaaaataatacattatattaaaagattgcgaaattaatttgcaaattttattgctaCTTTTATTTACTGCTAGTTGCCATTTCAATCTTAACTTGCAACTGTAACTTGCAATTCTTTTCtgatttcataatattttttcaggtTTTATGTTGCTATCAGGATGGGCTTGGCACGTGATATGCGCACCAGATATCTTCTCCTGGAACTTTAGCTTTCTATTGCTCAATATCGGTCAATTAGTCTACATTGTTTATCAGATGAGACCCATCAGATTTGATCCCGAATTAGAAGAAGCTTATCATACGCTCTTTTATCCtttcaaagtaaattttttacaataatgtcGCAAGTTCGTAAATGTCATCTTTGAGAACGTCTTGCAATgcattctcttttctttcaatgCAGGTTTCACGATTGCAATTCAAGCGATTAGTATCGCCAGAATTTGCGACGATAACGTCTCTTCATGCCGGCGAAGCGTACGCGATGCAAAATCTAACGAGAACCGATAGATTAGGTTTACTTCTCACGGGCAAAGTCAATGTTTTGAGCGATACTAATTTTCTGCATCCCATATTGCCCTGCGAATTTCTAGATTCACCGGAATTCGAAAGTTCTCGAGCTTCTGTTGATGATAAATTTAAGGTAcgactttatttattttttatctaattactaaaaaacccgaaatataaaattaataattctttaggTATCTATCATAGCAGCGAGTTCATGCAGATATCTGTATTGGCAAAGATCAGCTTTGGAGTATCTGCTTGTAAAGGAAACTTATCTTGCAACTGTCTTAACCACTCTAGTGGCAAGAGATATCGCAACGAAGCTGTATGCAATGAATAACAAGGTATtgtctttgataaaaaaataaaagtgtaaacttttcaaaaattaaattgtaataataatttttataaatttgtataaaattatatatttttttaattaatatgtaagaaaatatttaatatatattatttctcattaaattctttatcgaaattttgatCGATATCTTATCGATATCTTAGATAGTGACAGATAAGGGATCACACTTGGACATTCGCCTTCCTACGATTAGCGCGGGTTTAGGCATCAATAGCGAGTATAGAAGTCCTCGAGCTTACAGACAGGCACAGATCcgcaagaaagaaattaaatcgaCATCTAACAACggtatttattatctaatacaatagattaaattaaataatccgcacaaattattcttttaaaaatatgaatattaataaaaataaaaattatttgttaaaatatatcattatattatattgtattaatattaattaattgttatattgatTGATTGAATTTTAGTTAGCAGCGTCAAGTCCAAAGAACGCACGgtgaataatttatcgaaGAAAGGACCGAATATGGAACCGCTTCCGGAGCTGCCGTCTTGCGATGACCTGGCCTCCAGCGGTGTGGAGAGCTGGTTGGATTCTTCTAGCAAGTATCACAGCTGCGAAATTGTCGACGACGAATAGCATTACGCCTCCTACTCGAATTACGAGAGTTTGATCGGCGATGCCGAGGACGCCGATCACGATATACAGTTCTTCGACTACAAGAACACAGAGTGTTGGAGACCATACGACgattaacgataaaaaaagtgaCGGCAATAAAGAGCATACGCTTTTACTTTCGTTCAAAGCGTTACACTGTTGGACTTTAATAAAACTGTCAAgacactttaattttaaagtatttaatactaaaaatcTCATAATTAGACATTTCATGAATTTCGCTAGTAAATTCATCAACAGCAACAGGATTCATCAAAGAATATATTCCCACTAGTCGTAATATTGTACGATATATTCCGTAGATTTGTTGCCCAGCAACGAAATTTGCAACGAAAGCACCTTTCGAAAAGTGTATGcatgtaatgtaaatttaatgctttgtacatatttgtaaatatcaaaCTTGACGACGAATTTGGAGGATGGAAACTTTAGtccgagaaaaaaagaaactatgtGCTTacgaagatattttaattaatttttggaaaaagctAAAGTGTTaagtaaatttaacatttataagcAAATGCACACAAATGCgcctataaaatttttataaatattaaaatcgatcGAAGGATTGAgcaaaggaagagaaaatctAGAATTTCTtactaaaagaatttttacgaaaaatataaataaaatacacataacatatttaatcaaattttaaagcgcaacttatttataattaaataaataaaaacatatagtATTTAACAAAAAGCGTCTCGTTAATCTTAACATTCTATCGATGACTTTTATGTTTTTACCTTTCACGATCTTATAATATCCTTCCtcttcctaaaaaaaaaaattagaaaacaatgtaaaaagtatttataaaaattatatatatttgttattattaattgtatgttaTTGCATTGttgtatattatgtttttgcattgttctaattttataattgtaattaaattgtcaaattttctagaaaatatttttttttatctttttaataaatttatattttgttatgtgTTGATCATAAAAAGTATCAGGTTCGAGACAGAGAAGGAATATAGAAATACGTATAGAAAAACCAAAGGAATCTATaagcaagaagaaaaaagaaagagatagaaagaaagaaagcccCTACTAAGTAAATAGTAGAAGAAAACCGTTTGAAGGACTCTCCAAGAGATTCACAGCAATCGCTTCGGCTTCCCCATAAAAAGGGTTGACAAGCGGTGGTGCCACCTACGCGGAGGGCGTGGCGCTAGTTCCAAGGGTGGTTTAGTGTCGCGAGAGCCCCCAGAGGCGCATCATCGCACGGAACGCAACCCCCCGGAGTGTACAGTTTCGCGCCCTCAGATCAGGGTGGCTAAGAGCAAGGAGGGACGCGCTTGAGCGATCGAGCGATCGCGAGGGGGTTAAAGGGTGGGCAGGTGGGCAAAGTAAAGAAGGGGCGGCGAAGAAGGGGTGAGAAAAGCTCCGCTTGGGGGTGACCAACGAGAGAGCAAGCGACGTACATACTCCGCGCATACATCGGCGAACGGAGATTTCGCGCGGAGATGAACGTACGAGTGGTCGCCGTTCTGTATGCCTCGTCCTCCCTTCGATGACGTCGCGTCCTTGTTGGACAAGGAGGATTACGTACGGAGAACAGGAGAACGTCACCGCCACCATCGGCAGGACGAAGGATACATCGTCATTGAGGATTGTTTTTCATCGCTCCTGGCGGCAGTGACCATGGCGCCAGTCCTGCTGTGTAAACAGTGCTCCAGCGAAGGATACGATCCGTTTTCCAGATTGATGCCGCTGTGCCCTTGCTGACAAGCGGACGGATCGTTTCTGACGGAACATCCGGTGGGTTGAGAACAAGGGATGctggcgagagagagagagagagagagagtgagtgagagaaggaggaggaggggggggggaagggaggagagaaaaagagagagtgtCAAGCAGCTTCCAACGAAGCTGGAGAGAGAGTGTTGACGATGATCTTATTTTTGGTGGCGAGATATGAGAGCATTGGAGGTTGATGGAGAACGAGACGCGAATGAGAGAATTGATAAGTGAGTGATGTGTGAATGTTATTGATCAATAACATGATGAGAACACGCATCTCTCGAAGACGCACGGTTGTTGACTCGCGTAAGACAGTGGCTTAAATCGGCGATTGTATTTCTTATTCGTGTAAGTTGTTTTGATCTCGATACAGTGGCAAGAATAGTTTTCCAGAAAGCTCCAGAGTTCTAGAGAGAgtgtaaatgaataatatctgATTGCTATTGATCCAAAGTGATGCATTtgagatgtgtgtgtgtgtgtgtgtgtgtgtgtgtgtgtgtatgtgtggtTGTTGGctcttaaatattatgacagaaaaaaaatatcttttaatttgatcattttaattagacaagtttaagaaaattgatttcaattgGTCTATAGCTGATGcaagaaaacatgttttaatttatgaaacgtTCAAAGGAATAATTTAAAGGGCATTTAAAGGTTTTCAAAGTTACAAGGAATAATAGTTGTTTGAGTTGACAGCATGTCGCAATCAGTAGAACTTAATTGAATTACGAATAAAACACttcataaacaattattattaatgagaaTGAAATGTCTATTCGTCTTTCTGCTGCTGCTACGTAGTAAGTTGCTTTGTAATAACGACGAGAATAATGTAACGATTATGTAAAAGATGAGGCtttgtgataaataataatgatacttTCTCCCATTTGGCGAAGTTatattctgaaattattttaaattaatagaagcttgaattgttttaaattcaaattcaaattaattataatatgcatttcCTCAAagctttcaattaatttttagcagcaatttttattttttttttttcaaaaactttagtttaaattaagcaaaaaataagattctgataatctcttaatttatttaaaatacatgatttaagaaatttaaatttaaattaatttagaaaaaaaatgtgtttttgcatgtccatttaataattttttattgatgttaCGTGAAagacgataaaatttaaaaatttattggaaaG is a genomic window of Cataglyphis hispanica isolate Lineage 1 chromosome 5, ULB_Chis1_1.0, whole genome shotgun sequence containing:
- the LOC126849537 gene encoding uncharacterized protein LOC126849537, yielding MLEGWYCRSIANNSADAEEEDDEDSPEEEVPNYKDQYRNLKRKLKFLIYENECFQEALRSTQRKLLKVNRDKSFLLDRLLQYEKVDASFSESDETESSDEEVVRLDNSKRKKVEMSVNNHTSHHSSIVTKPLSTSKKKKSTPKVAKTNNTPIVQSSNNVVPMSLMSDGHMTPEEVERHLESRQTYLELVPEKAPPTVPTEMFSNDPSLDSESNEIGELETSPSNMGEDCLSVDMMAE
- the LOC126849543 gene encoding E3 ubiquitin-protein ligase MARCHF3-like is translated as MIAKSNSVTSILDSIISKIEIEIELEQETASLCTNQSEVENSVTSNKRSVLSSCDSMEDTNCRICYDPNQELPIIYPCKCKGTMGAIHLKCLERWLEESNRNSCELCGYKFQVERTPRYKVLRSIVIWLCRNQDEHQMYARNVKADLFRCLVVIPVTIACSYICVVAADFYAMNNYDNFPPARWTTYSLLSMMALLILSFFVWIYMALQYHQKAWFHWWQKSSIVTIINLTQENAALEIRNEKRNITEI
- the LOC126849528 gene encoding popeye domain-containing protein 3-like, which gives rise to MSPGLGHDPLPSYNITALGNTALCLWQQPQHILFQLANFCFALSYSAPSSKKGILFMHSVLILGFMLLSGWAWHVICAPDIFSWNFSFLLLNIGQLVYIVYQMRPIRFDPELEEAYHTLFYPFKVSRLQFKRLVSPEFATITSLHAGEAYAMQNLTRTDRLGLLLTGKVNVLSDTNFLHPILPCEFLDSPEFESSRASVDDKFKVSIIAASSCRYLYWQRSALEYLLVKETYLATVLTTLVARDIATKLYAMNNKIVTDKGSHLDIRLPTISAGLGINSEYRSPRAYRQAQIRKKEIKSTSNNVSSVKSKERTVNNLSKKGPNMEPLPELPSCDDLASSGVESWLDSSSKYHSCEIVDDE